Sequence from the Terriglobales bacterium genome:
CAACGTGGCGGTGTGGATGATCTCCACCACCGCGCCCAGGCGAACGGCGCCGCGCCCGTTGTATCCGAAGAGCTTGGCAGCAAGCAGCAGCAGAGCCGGACGGATTCGCTTGCCTCCGCCTTCGCGCAGGTACTCGCCGATCTCGGTGATGGCGCCGACGTTCGAGACCGTGTCGCGTCCGAACTCGCGCTCAATGGCGGAAAGGTCTTCCCGCAACAGGTCAAAAAATTCCTTCTGCGAAATGGTTGCGGGAGTGCTCAAATTTTTGTCGCCTCAGTTTGACCTGTAATTGGTGAACTGCATATCAATGCCAAAATCAGCGCCGCGCAGCAGGGCCATGACCTCTTGCAGCGTGTCGCGGTCTTTGCCGCTCACCCGGACCGTGTCTCCCTGGATGGAGGCCTGTACTTTCTTCTTTGAGTCTTTAATGGTTTTGACGATCTCTCGCGCCTTTTCCACCGGAATGCCCTGCTGCATGGTGATCTTCTGCCGCACCGTGGCTCCCGCGGCCGGCTCCACGGCTCCATAACTCAGCGCCTTGATGGGCACGCCGCGCTTCACCAGCTTGGTTTGCAGGATGTCGTTCACAGCCTTGAGTTTGTAGTCATCCACCGAGCTGAGAATGATGGCGTCTTTGCCCTCCAGCACGATATCGGACTTGGAGTCCTTCAGGTCAAAACGCGTATGGATCTCCTTCATCGCGTTCTGGATCGCGTTCGAGACCTCTTGCAGGTCAACCTTGCTGACAATGTCAAATGAATTTTCGGCCATAGAACATTCAATTCTAAATCACAGGCAGGAAAAACAGCGAAATCTTGGGAAATACGGAGAAGTGTTCAAATTTTGACGTGCGGATAGGTTTTGGGCAATTGTGGGCGCGGCTTCGGATCTTCGCCTGCCATGGCGTTGACCGCGATTTTTAACCCTATAGCAATCCAGAGCAGCGATCCGACGATCCAGGTCAGATCAATGATCCAGCCAAAATCTTGAAACGAGAGAATTGCCTTGATCGCCCCTGCAACAGCGGGTATGAGTAGAAATCCCAACAGCATAAACAAGCCAAAAAGAGCCGCAAAAATCCGGTGGCTTTTGAAGGCATGAACGTTCCTGCTGGCAAGGTTGCGGTAAAAAGCCCCCTCATTTCTCACCGTATCAGGGAAAACAATGTTCCGCTGGCACAGGCGAAGCTCCCACACCAGGTTGTTATGCCTGGCGCGGCGAAACTCATCGGAAAGAGCTTGCTGTCTGGACATGAATTAGATAATTCTTTGATACCACGGAAATGGTCGTTTTCAAAAAAAGATTTTAACTACTGTCATCCCGAGCGCAGCCGCGCTTCGCGGCGGAGTCGAGGGACCCCGAGAATATTTCTGCCGTCCATGCCGCATCAAGGCATTCTCTGAATGCTTCGTTTGTATCCTGTCGTCCTGAGCGCTGTTTGGGTGAGCGAAAAGTGAGCGCCGGGCTGCGATCGCTTTTCGCGAGGGCGCAGCAGCCATGTTTTGGCTGCGTAGCCTTTAGATTAATGGCGCGAAGGATCTTACGTTTTCTTGTCTGGACGATGCTGTTTACGTACGGACCTCATAAGAAGAAAACTGACACCGTTGAAATCACAGCTTAAAAAATTTCCGAAAATTCTTCGCCGTAACCTCTCCGATTTCCGCCGCCGCCAATCCCCGCAATTCCCCAATCTGCTGCGCCACTTCTTTTACAAATGCCGGTTCGTTGCGTTTGCCCCGGTGGGGAATGGGCGCAAGAAAAGGCGAATCCGTTTCAATGAACATGCGATCAAGCGGGACCTGTTTGGCGGCCTCGCGGATGTTCTGTGCCTTCGCAAAAGTTACGTTGCCGGCAAAGGAGATCATGAATCCAATTTCGAGCGCGGTCTGCATGTGAGCAAGTGAACCGGTGAAGCAGTGCAAGATGCCGCCCAGTCCGCTGCTGGTCCAGTGCTCGCGGAGCAGTCGCAGGCAGTCATCCCAGGCGTTCTCACTGTTGTCTGAAGGACGGCAGTGAATGATGATGGGCAGCTTGGCGGCGCGGGCCAACTCCATCTGCTTTATGAAAACCGTCTCCTGCACCTCGCGCGGAGAGTGGTCATAGTAATAGTCCAGCCCAATTTCGCCCCAGGCAATGACTTTGGGGTTCTTCGCAAGCTGCGCCAGCTCTGCGAAATCATTGTCAGTGGCAAGCTTGGCTTCATGCGGATGAATGCCGATGCTGGCATAAAGAAAATCATGTTGTTCGGCTAATTTAATGGCGCAATCGAGCGAACCTGGCCCGGTGCCACTGCCGATGGCAAGAATTGTTTCCACGCCGGCAGTCTGCGCCCGCACCAGCATGGCCTCGCGGTCAGCATCGAATTGCGGCATCTCGAGGTGGGCATGGCTGTCTATGAACATAAGAAATCAATTTACCGCGGAGGCGCGGAGACGCGGAGGTAATAAAGATTCAAGATTTAGTTTCAACAGGAATGAAGACTGAAACCAGCGAATCCTTTTAGAAATT
This genomic interval carries:
- a CDS encoding TatD family hydrolase, whose product is MFIDSHAHLEMPQFDADREAMLVRAQTAGVETILAIGSGTGPGSLDCAIKLAEQHDFLYASIGIHPHEAKLATDNDFAELAQLAKNPKVIAWGEIGLDYYYDHSPREVQETVFIKQMELARAAKLPIIIHCRPSDNSENAWDDCLRLLREHWTSSGLGGILHCFTGSLAHMQTALEIGFMISFAGNVTFAKAQNIREAAKQVPLDRMFIETDSPFLAPIPHRGKRNEPAFVKEVAQQIGELRGLAAAEIGEVTAKNFRKFFKL
- a CDS encoding YajQ family cyclic di-GMP-binding protein, encoding MAENSFDIVSKVDLQEVSNAIQNAMKEIHTRFDLKDSKSDIVLEGKDAIILSSVDDYKLKAVNDILQTKLVKRGVPIKALSYGAVEPAAGATVRQKITMQQGIPVEKAREIVKTIKDSKKKVQASIQGDTVRVSGKDRDTLQEVMALLRGADFGIDMQFTNYRSN